Part of the Zingiber officinale cultivar Zhangliang chromosome 8A, Zo_v1.1, whole genome shotgun sequence genome, CATACACCTTTCCTCTATATCACAGCCAGcaaataaaaagaaacaaaattcATTCAAGATTTCACATAATAACGCATCGATATACTTCTAGCCAAACAAGAGAACAATGGAGCAAACTCAGCAAAGTTCAGAGGAATGAATTACAGCAAATTTTCCTATATGAGAAGGCCAAATGCAAATAAAAAAGAACAAACTAAGCGCCCTCTGAACAAGTTCATGTAAGGTCAAATGTAAGAACGATAATATATACTCCATGTGGGTGACAATGGGAACACGAGGATCTTTAATGATGATAGTTTTTCTATATAAGACTGAATCGAGCATAcattttcttctcctcttggagcCAGCTCCTCCTGTGCAAACTCTAGAGCCTCTTCTATCTTCCCACTGCGAATCAACTCAATCAATCTCTGTTGCTGCAGATGGAAATACAGTTGAGGATTGGTATCTAGAATCTGCAAAATGAAACATGCTAAGTCAGGAACAAAGAAACAAAATCCTTATACAGTCTACTAAATGATTTTGAGTTGACAAAATAAGTATCCATTCATGGCAAAAGAAGGAGCGAAGTAACTTGTAAATACATAATGAAATAGTTTCCAAATAATCATACATTCTTGTTAAAATAAGGTAGAAGCAAAAATCATTTATCCTTCCCCAGTAGTCTACTTAAGTTGTGATGTAAATACACCAATATGAACTAATTTTGACTGCATCTCTAGATTGAACGGACGCTTGAGCTTCACACATGAGGAATGAACAAAAAATTGCATGCTAATCTTTAAAGTGCCAAAGACTCTCATAAAAACAGTAATCCAGCTTGATAATGTTAAGTAAAATGAGAGAATCAAAGCCAAGATATCAGCACCCAATCTCTGCGACAAGCCCTACTTTATTACTTAATAATGCATATGCCAAATAAAACATTGGTAGGAATTTTAGATTCACCTTTGATAGAAAATAATACTTTAACAACAATAAAAACTAGTGAAACACAACTATTTGAGGTCTATTATACTGGACCTTTTTCTTCTAAGGAACTTTATGTGAGATTATATCAGCAGTAATAGCTAGATCTTTCAGATCACTTTCATCTTGTGTTTACTTGGATGGAAacaagagagaaaagaaaagaatgaaaCGAAGTGATTGATTTCTCTTGTTCAAAGGGAAAGAGAAAAATTAAGTTGAGCGGAAATGAAATGTACATCTCAAAACACAAAAAACAAATAAACAAGAGTATTTCTCATTTTCAATTCTAAACaaacatgataaataaaatagTGATAGTTTTGTTTGGTATCTCAATCCCTTGAACTTTCAATTataatcaattcaattaatttaatggtAAACTGTTAGTCAGGTTGAACGTTACATTCACATTCTAAGTTACAAAAggactagaaacttagttttcaTAGCATGAACAACAAAAATGTTGGTTCGTATAACACTTAATTGATAAGTATATCCACCCCAACGCAAGAAGTTCCATAAAAAATTCATGGTTATAACACATCTATAAAAGGTAGCCCAGTGCACGAAGCTCTCGTCGGTGTAGAGTCCCGGAGAAGGGTCGGACCACATTAGGTCTATTGTACGCCACCTTATCTTGCattttgcaagaggttatttttgcaaCTCAAATCTGTGACCTCACGGTCACATGGTAACAACTTTGCTCCAAGGCTCCCCTTCGGTTATAACACATCTATGAAAGAAGAAAACTATCTAGGGCTCCATATGAATCGAAAGGTATATGATTTCCCCTGATTCACTATCAAGGGTGACAACTACTAGGATATATATTAGGACTACCAGCACACAAAAGATCAATTTtttcagaaaattcaaaatttacattCGTAGGATAATCCCAATAGCTGTCAAAACTAATAACAAAAATTCTCTATACAAACAATCAGTTAAACATTGGTCCACAGAACAAACACCTAAACGAGGTGCCATGACAGAATTTGAGCTTTACCGTAGGATTCAAATCATTAACTTTCTCGATAGCATCCTCCACATTGCCAGATTGCAGAGCCTGCTTCACAGTCATGCGAtcagttattgtggcgaggtcaACGCCAGCTAATCactcataaggaaaaataaaacagaaACACACGATTGACAATTACGAACGGAACAAGCAAAGGAAAGCCCACaacaaacacaaaaacaaaatagGCAAAAGAACAATTTTTTAAGTAAAAGTGACAGGATACGCTCGGTGCCGGATTCAATGCGGAACTTCTCGGCGGTGTCCACATAGCCTTCGGTGACGAGAAAGTTCATGATGAGTTTATTCATGTCCTCCTTCGTGATCTTCACATCCTTAAGCTTCCTCTCCCATTCATCCCTCGTAATCACCTTCTTCGACATCGGCTGCGAGAAGAAGACGGATTGAGCCAGAGAGGGGAACAAACCCTAATCGGCTTCTGGAATGGAGATGAAGAGGAAGATTACAGGGACTTCAATAGGGTTAAAGCGGTAAGGAAGGTAGTAGAACATGAGATCGCCGGATTAACAGGGGCCTATCACGAAAAATTGAAAGAGAAAAATGAGAAGGATAGGATATCATTTCGAgaggatcaatgaaattgattaactaaaaaaaaatttatcttcCAAAATTACATAATATCTACCTgaactaatttttcaaaagaaaaattttaaaagaaaaataaaataaaaaatacattttcaaaaaaaaaaaggagaaacctaaaatttattttaaaaaagaaataaagttaaaggatttatttgaatagatACATTAAAGGATCTTATCATTCTATTGGAGAGTAGATTTTACGGTCCAGGGAATGGTCCCTTTATATGTATTGGTGGGGATGAATGGTCTCCACCTATTTTATAAGTGGGGATCATCCATCCCACCAATGCATGCAAAGGGGTCATCCCCTGGACCGCAAAAAGTGATCCAGAGGATCTAGCCTCATTCCACCGCCCTTCAAAACAACCTTGTCCTCAAGGTTGTTTATCAATAAACTCTGAAAATTTTTCTTGAATTGTATCATATAATTCCTATGTTGCATCATCGATAGATAAATTGTCCCATTGAATTAATAGCTTAACCGTTGCTTGATTGTTCTTCTTCACAAGTCTCCTTTCTAAAATAGCATAAGGTTGAAATTTAACTTCACCAACTGAATTCACTTCAGGAAGGTGTTGTTGAGGAGTAAATTTATCGCCTAGTTTCTTCTTTAAACAAGACACGTGAAATACAGGGTGTATTTTAGAATCTTGTGGAAGCTCCAAGCAATAAGCAACAGGTCCAATACGctctatcactttataagggcCATAAAATTTCGATGACAACTTCTTAGAGTTTGAAGGACGAATTGAAACTTGTTTGTATGGTTGAAGTTTTAGAAAAACTCAATCTCCTATTGCAAATTCTCTTTCCTAACGATGCTTGTCAGCCAGTTGCTTTATTCTTGCTTGTGCATTGAATAAGTTGTTTTTCAAAAGTTGCAATATTTGGTCCATTGTGCGTAGGTTTTGGTCAACTTGATGCACATTTGTTGATCCACGTGTGTATGAGCTAACTGAGGGTGGCATACATCCATAAACAACCTTAAATAGGGTAATCTTAGTAGCTGAGTGGTAGGTCGTATTGTACCACCATTCTGCCCATGGAAGCCAACGAACCCACTCTTTGGGTCTATCACCAGTTAAGCAACGTAAATAATTCTCTAAACATCGATTAACCACCTCTGTTTGTCCATCAGACTGTGGGTGGTAGGATGTGCTAAAATTAAGTTTAGTGCCTTGCAATTGGAATAATTCTCTCCAAAATTTACTTGTGAAAATCGAATCTCTATCAGTGACAATACATCTTGGTAGACCATGTAGTTTGATTATATGGTCAACAAATGCTTGAGCAACACGGACAACTAAATAAGGATACGATAATGTACAAAAATGGATATATATTGTCAGACGATCAATGACCACTATGATAGTAGTTTGTCCTTGTGAAGTGGGTAACCTctctatgaaatccatggaatgGCCTGTCCAAATTTGTTCAGGTATGGAAAGGGGTTGAAGAAGACCTGGTCTTGCTACATTTTCTCCTTTGTTTCTTTGACATATATCACATTCAGCAACAAAGTTTTTGGTATCTTTCTTCATTCCCTTCCAATAGAAAGCTCTTGAAATCCGTTTATACATGCGTAGGAAACCAGAATGCCCTACAATTGGCGAACAATGAAATTCCTCCAATATTACTTCCTATTCAACTGAGTTTGTTGGAAGGAAGATTCtatttttatatcataaaatttctccatcccaagaatagtGGGGTTCTGGCAATGAATTTTGTAATATGTTTTGGATGAGAGCTTGTGCCGCTAAATTTTCCTTTTGCTCTTTTTTTAGGTTCTCCAAGTTTTTGCAAGTTACTAAAGATATAGCAGCAAACTCTATTTGGTTAGGAAGGTGAGATAAAGCATCAGCTACTGTATTTTCCGTTCCCTTCTTGTAAATGATTTCATAATTATATCCTAAAAGTCTCTTGATCCATTTTTGTTGATCCATATTTGAGATTCGTTGATCCAAGATGAACTTTAGACTCTTATGCTCAATTCGTATTTGAAAGTGTCGGCCAAGAAGATAAGGTCTCAATTTTGTAACGACATATATGATAGCCAATATTTCCTTGTCATAAATTGACATATGTTGATGTAAAGGAGATAGTGCCTTGCTAGTAAAAGCTAATGGTTGTCCTTCTTGCATAAGTACTGCTCTGATTCTAACTCCAGATGCATCGGCTTCAATGACAAATTGCTTATTGAAATTAGGTAGTGCAAGAATTGGTGTTGTCGTCATAGTCTCCTTAAATTTTGAAATGTGTTTTCTGCTTCAGGACACCATCTAAATGCATCTTTCTTTAACAAAGTTGTTAGTGGAGCACtatctttccataattttttacaaatttatgATAATAACCTGTGAGACCAAGAAAATCACGTAATGCCTTGATATTCTTTAGGGTGGGTCACTTCTTCATAACTAGTACTTTTGAGGGATCAGTAGTTACTCCTTTTTGTCTTACAATATGACCAAGGTATTCCACCTTAGTTGTCCCAAAGCTGCACTTAGATCTTTTCACAAAAAGAGAATGCTCACGTAAAAGAGTGAGTACTTTATAAAGGTGATGCAAATGATCTTCGAATGATGAACTATAAACAAGGATATCatcaaagaaaatcaaaacaaacttACGGAGATAAGGCCTGAAGATATCGTTCATCAAACTTTGAAATGTAGAAGGTGTTAGGACCTTTGcgtatggctagagggggggggggtgaatagcctttcttcgatttttcacctacaacttgttagaGAAAGCAAAATAGAAAGAAATGAAAGAtaagaaaacaagaaagcaatgctaactccttagtttacttggtctccacctccttgaggtgactaatccaaggcacacacccacacgatcaagctccaatatgaacttctccttctcattatcacaaacgaaggtggagaaacctttacaaggttgcctcttcctcttacaagatgagatcTAGACTTAGGAGGAAGAGACTCACAATCTTTTTCTTTGAAATCACTTGGAGAGCTCTCTTTTTGCTTAGCACAATGAGTATACCAGATATATTTTGCTATAGTTATTTTTCCCTTTTTATATGTCTTTGAAAGTAGTCATTTCTCACGTAACCGTCGCCTTCGATCGATTGAACacatctccaatcgattcaaatatagcCGTTGAACATCGTCACGATCGATTGGACCAACACTAGATCGATTCGGCCGCATAATTCATAGGTATATAAGTGGATTCAATTGATCGGCCCATCGATTggttacctccaatcgatcggctaatcaattCAAAATCGTACTGCTCCTTCGTGCAGAAACCTtgtgaatcgattgaccgatcgattgggtatctccaatcgatcggctgatcgatccaggttcacACTGTGTTCTTGCACAGAAAGCATCTgagtcgatcgaccgatcgattggattactccaatcgatcggctgatcgattcaagttcATTCTGTGCTTTCGCGCAGAGGtcatcaatcgatcggtcgatcgattggtttcctccaatcgatctgctgatcgattcagcagtatTCTGTTCAGTTATGCACCTCAATCGATTGCTTGCTGGTTTCCCAACCAATACCTCGTGCCAGATAAACGCATCCCTGGACTTTCTTGCCAAGACTCCGATCCTCGACCTCTTTGGACTTCTTTTGCCTTACacccggtcttctgacctgcaaggactttctcctgccaagACTCCGGTAGTCgaccttcttggatttcttcctgcaaaacttgcagcacacgttagatccaaatgtattaacctaaacttaaatagttgtcaacacattgaaaacacccaaggcatgattgcaccaacaatcttccccttttttgatgtttgacaatctatttgaatttaggctaatttccaacaCACCATACTAATAAGACGATAAGCAATAAATAGCAACAAGCATGAGCTAACAGTAAATACAATACTGTTATTAACTAGGCATAAAAGTCATCTTACTTGATCATAAGCAATAATAGCAAATCATATATGACTAAGCATGAATTTCCTTCTTAATTAAGCATAAACTTCAATATacatctccccctttgtcaaagatCAAAAATAAAACTCCCCCTCAATTTGTGCACTAAGCAAGCACGATAAACTCGAGGGGTACTCCCCCTACATCACACATATATCAACATAATATAACAATCAGAAATTTAGAAACAAAAGATAATATAGAAAAGCAGTATATCATACACCCAAAAGAAAGTGAAGTTCACAGGAGGGACTCCACAACAAACATCCACATAACATACAAGAGCACGGGTCATAGAGATACATAAAACTCAATGATACCATCTCCCGAAGGAGTAGGAACAggatcaaaaggagcaaatgtaGAAGCAGGAGCATGAGCATCAGCAGATGCAACAACAGCAACAGGAGCATCCGCAGTAGGAGGAATAGACGGAGATGGGTGACTCGTCACCCAAGAGCTCACCAAACCCACCAGAGTATCCAGAGTCGTCTGCATCGTGTCAACCTTGGTGGTCAGGGCAGCCATCTCGATATGCAACTCCTCAAGACGGGTATCCACAGACTCCTCAAATGTCGGAGAAGCAGGCTCCGCAATATCCTCCTCGACATCATGCGCCATAGGAACTAGTGCCTGCGTGGCCTCCCTTTGGTGAGCCCTAGGGCCCTCACCAAGAGCACGCTCATCGCGCCATTGGACTCCCCCTGGACTAACCGCTAAGCCCGTCTTCGTGAAAGAGCATGAAGAAATCCGAGAGTAGGCAACGGTCATGGTCTCCAGCCGTCCCCGAGAGATATCTATCTTCATGAACTCCAGCCAGTCAGTGATGAGATGACCGAAAGGCATGTGAATCGTCTGCTGCACTGGCTgagtaaaatgaatgatgcaatgaaataTGTTCAGAGcaatgttgatgtcaagggaatgtcGAATGTCATATAGTGCAAACATGTGAGGGGGTCGAAGAGTGGCTAAGGCACGTGAGACAATGGGAAAGAGATAGTTAATGATCACCTTAAACAAGGCGACATtctcagccgataactcaagagaagagaAAGTAGTGATCTGTGCATTCGGCCCgtccggacgaggacgaccaaaaagGGACTGATGCATAGATGCAATGCTGAGATGCTCAAATGGTGGAGGCAACTCATCAGGAAGTGTGAGATAAAAAACAAAATCATTGTCGGATGGTAGACACCCTAGAAAGGATTGAAGGATCTCATAGGAAAAGTCCAAACTCCGCTTCGCAACGCGAGTGCGATAGTTGACACCATCAGAAGTGTGCaaattgttatagaattcagagacaAGGCTTACATTGATACTCCTCTCACAAGATAACACCGACTCAAGTTTATAGTGCCTGAAACGGGAA contains:
- the LOC122008057 gene encoding protein GID8 homolog yields the protein MFYYLPYRFNPIEVPPMSKKVITRDEWERKLKDVKITKEDMNKLIMNFLVTEGYVDTAEKFRIESGTEPGVDLATITDRMTVKQALQSGNVEDAIEKVNDLNPTILDTNPQLYFHLQQQRLIELIRSGKIEEALEFAQEELAPRGEENQSFLEELEKTVALLVFEDVKNCPYGDLLDVSQRLKTASELNAAILTSQSHEKDPKLPSLLKKLIWTQNQLDEKAAYPKINNLTTAALDDPVV